The following nucleotide sequence is from Candidatus Jordarchaeales archaeon.
ATAGCTACGTTAAATGGTAGTTTGAGAAAAGCTTGGTTAAAAGAGTTCACAGGAATAATATTCGAGGCGGCCTCTAGAAATGCAAGCGTTGCAGTGTTGCATTATGGTGTTTGTGATTGCCAAGATGAGAACGTTCTTAATGAAAGCCACAGAGTGAGACACTGGAAAGCCGAAGCTTCTTTTTTGGGAGAAATCTCGAAAGTATGCGATGATGTGGGGATATCGCTCTTAGTTGAAAACCACCCTTACGATGAAACCATCTTTTTAAACCATCTAAAACACATGGAAGCAGTAGTCGAGGAGGGGTTTGCTAAAATATGCTTAGATTTTCCTCATGCATATTATAGGGAGTTTAAAGGGGAAGATAACATAGAAGCCTTGGCAAGTGCACTCAGAGATGAAATTTTGGAAGTTCACTTAGCTGATGGGAACGGGCTAAGCCATGAACCTCTCCAGGTAGGAGAGGGAAGTATTAACTTCGAGAAGGTGTTAAAAAAGCTGACAAGAACAAAGTTTTTCATAATTGAGGTGAGAGGAGACCCAACTCCATCGATTAAAGCAGCTAGAGAACTCTTAGAAAAAACAACCTTGTGAAGTGATGAATGTATCTATAAAGAGTCACTTTTTGCTGCTTGTTGCTAGAAAATTCTGGCCTCCAAATCCATTACTACCTCTTGGAAGGCTCGGTATAACACGTCTAAAAAAGAGGCCAATACTCTTCCTATCTTGTCTTTTAGTGGAGCCTTTTCGGGATAACCTAAGTCGTAAAGTGGTTTGTTAAGAAGTGCTTCCAATCCTACAGGTATAGATGCTTTCGCCATAAGCGATAAGTTAGAAAGGACTCTCACACCGTGCTTTTCTAGGTATTTTTCTGGTTCGAGAAGGCTCTCTCTTTTGAGGTCATAAATCCGTTTTATCGTTGAATCAAGGAGAAGCTGTAGCTTTCGGAGCTCATCTGTAATATCGCTACTTAGGATGCTGCCATGTTCACTTAAGAAGCGATCAATTTCGGAAGAAATAGAGAGGATAGGACGCTGCCAAAGTATGTTTAAAAGCTTGTCAAACACCACCATATTTTTCCTGCTGCCAGTTTTTTCTTTGCTGATCCTCGCTTTCAGATCTCTAATCTTCTTATCTAGGGAAATTATCATACTTGAAATACTTTCTAGGTCCATTTTAAACCCGCTTTTAAGTTCCTCGTGTTCTATGAGATAGAACCTGTGTATTTCTTGTTCAAGAATGAAACCCATTTTCTCCGAGAAGTTTCTCACTCTGTGCAACAAAAAATCTAGGAATATGTTTAAATAAAGCTTCCTTAGAAGACCCGCTAACCTCTCCCATATCTCCTTAAACATTACTATCCTTTCCTTTTTCAAGAGGATCAAAGCGTGATCTCCGGGTTTTAAGTAAAAACAATAGTCTTTGAGCGCCTCTTTAAGACTGTTTTTTTCCCCCAACTTGTTTATGAAGATGGATGGATAACCGTGAGCAGCCGTGTTGACGTAGTAGTAAAGCCGTTTACCTTCATTCGTGGGGTAGCTAAAAACTATAATGCGCTCCAAATCTCCTGGATGGTGGGCTTTTCCGGGAGCTATAGTGAAACCCTTACTGTACGACAGCATTACGTAGATTGAATACCTTTCTTCCCCCTCAGTTAGTCCTGGAAACCTTAACAGGAAACCTAATTTTTCTAATACGCTTCTTTTATCTTTAGCCCATTCAGATGCTAATAAGTAGAAGCTACGCTTCTCTACATCTCCAACTATAACTCTGAAGAGCCCTAAAGTATCTCGTTTCTCGACATATTCATGTAATTTGTCAAAAAGCTTGCTTAACTCTCTCATGCTTCTTTTAAGCACAAATTCACGACTTTTCTCTTCATATATCGCAACTCTTTTCGGGAGGTAAACTTCGACTTCCAAGGGTAAAAACCCCCACTATAAATTACACATGTTTTGCCGAAAAACGTGGTATATACACCATGATCATTTCTGGACATCCCCTCTTAAAGGTGTTCTCTTTACTCCTTCAACTTTCTGACCCGCACGAAAATTATGGTTGCAGCGATGGAGTAGAAGAGAAGCACAAGAAGTAAAAACGTGTAAATGCTTATGAATCTCGTAAAGGTTATTCCAAAGCCAAGTAAGAAACCCGTAATAACGCGTAACCAATTTTTGCTCTCTCTTCTAAAAACGCTTTGTGTACCCCA
It contains:
- a CDS encoding sugar phosphate isomerase/epimerase, whose translation is MERVIGVSSGCFLFRGNGYVKPKPIPFELRKYQFELQVGRGYFFEDIENIVTVHLPFREYHAASINGEKLFIEGRNVNIATLNGSLRKAWLKEFTGIIFEAASRNASVAVLHYGVCDCQDENVLNESHRVRHWKAEASFLGEISKVCDDVGISLLVENHPYDETIFLNHLKHMEAVVEEGFAKICLDFPHAYYREFKGEDNIEALASALRDEILEVHLADGNGLSHEPLQVGEGSINFEKVLKKLTRTKFFIIEVRGDPTPSIKAARELLEKTTL